One Stenotrophomonas sp. SAU14A_NAIMI4_5 DNA segment encodes these proteins:
- a CDS encoding S41 family peptidase, whose product MRAARTATLLLALMPALSWAQQTAPAATDTSGQAASNEEAVTSKVPLEDIRRFVSVYNAVRAAYVDPVDDNKLMQSAVRGLLLDLDPHSTYFNKEDAEAFDEQANGAYEGIGVELQQQPDNASMKVISPIDDTPAAKAGILAGDLIIAIDGKPISAIDASEPLRGPAGSKVVLTIVRDGKPKPFDVSLTRQTIRVTSVKSRMLEPGYGYIRLSTFQADTGSDFQKHVQQLQKQAGGQLKGLVLDLRSNPGGLLTAAVQVADDLLDKGNIVSTRGRISISDARFDATPGDLLKGAPVVVLADAGSASASEVLAGALRDNKRARVVGSRTFGKGSVQTVLPLDNGDSVKLTTARYYTPSGKSIQATGIVPDVELKPAPTPEEDALPASLSDYSEATLPGHLRGDDEGTEGYRAGAVLPGDAPINDALAELKNPGSVATRLKAEAAKAEAEKATKAAAARPEAKPDANAEPKPEPKPAAKPAETPAKP is encoded by the coding sequence ATGCGCGCAGCCCGTACCGCCACCCTCTTGCTGGCCCTGATGCCAGCGCTGTCCTGGGCGCAGCAGACTGCGCCGGCCGCCACCGATACCTCCGGCCAGGCAGCGAGCAACGAGGAGGCGGTGACCTCGAAGGTGCCGCTGGAAGACATCCGTCGTTTCGTCTCGGTCTACAACGCGGTCCGCGCGGCCTATGTCGACCCGGTCGATGACAACAAGCTGATGCAGTCGGCCGTGCGCGGCCTGCTGCTGGATCTCGATCCGCACAGCACCTACTTCAACAAGGAAGACGCCGAGGCCTTCGACGAGCAGGCCAACGGTGCCTACGAGGGCATCGGCGTGGAGCTGCAGCAGCAGCCCGACAACGCCAGCATGAAGGTCATCTCGCCGATCGACGACACGCCGGCGGCCAAGGCCGGCATCCTCGCCGGCGACCTGATCATCGCCATCGACGGCAAGCCGATCAGCGCCATCGATGCCAGCGAGCCGCTGCGTGGCCCGGCCGGCAGCAAGGTGGTGCTGACCATCGTGCGCGACGGCAAGCCCAAGCCGTTCGATGTCAGCCTGACCCGGCAGACCATCCGCGTGACCAGCGTGAAGAGCCGCATGCTCGAACCGGGCTACGGCTACATCCGCCTGAGCACGTTCCAGGCCGATACCGGTTCTGATTTCCAGAAGCACGTGCAGCAGCTGCAGAAGCAGGCCGGTGGCCAGCTCAAGGGCCTGGTGCTGGATCTGCGCAGCAACCCGGGTGGCCTGCTTACCGCCGCGGTGCAGGTGGCCGATGACCTGCTCGACAAGGGCAACATCGTCAGCACCCGCGGCCGCATCAGCATCAGCGATGCGCGCTTCGATGCGACGCCGGGCGACCTGCTGAAGGGCGCGCCGGTGGTGGTGCTGGCCGACGCGGGTTCGGCCAGTGCGTCCGAAGTGCTGGCCGGTGCGCTGCGCGACAACAAGCGCGCGCGCGTGGTCGGCAGCCGGACCTTCGGCAAGGGCTCGGTGCAGACCGTGCTGCCGCTGGACAACGGCGATTCGGTCAAGCTGACCACGGCGCGCTATTACACGCCCAGTGGCAAGTCGATCCAGGCCACCGGCATCGTGCCCGACGTCGAACTGAAGCCGGCGCCGACGCCGGAGGAAGATGCACTGCCGGCCAGCCTGAGCGATTACAGCGAGGCGACCCTGCCGGGCCACCTGCGCGGTGACGACGAAGGTACCGAGGGCTACCGCGCCGGTGCGGTGCTGCCGGGCGATGCGCCGATCAATGACGCCCTGGCCGAACTGAAGAACCCCGGTTCGGTGGCCACGCGGCTGAAGGCCGAAGCGGCCAAGGCCGAGGCGGAGAAGGCGACGAAGGCCGCGGCCGCCAGGCCTGAGGCGAAGCCCGATGCGAACGCAGAGCCCAAGCCCGAACCGAAGCCCGCGGCCAAGCCGGCCGAAACCCCGGCCAAGCCCTGA
- a CDS encoding outer membrane protein transport protein codes for MQTASTIARLTLLAVGVAGALAAADANAAAFQLKENSAKGLGRAFAGSGSAEGDASIIAVNPAGMRQLDGTMVQGDLSAISFKAEFKGQGRKPTGAAQTGSDGGDAGMIAPVPAAYFHMPLGEKAHFGVSLTAPFGFKTEYDNGWVGRYSGLKTDLKAIDLGFAASYDVNPYVSFGASVFVEHLTIELSNNIDFGTALAQSRVPGFAPGSADGKLTVEGDNNAVGWTVGGLFSPDENTHIGISYRSKVEHKITGGDATFDVPANAAAVLAAAQPGRFVTTSGKATVTLPASATLSVTHKVNDRWTVMGDVTRTAWSTAFDQVTIDYASAQPDSVLEFGYRDTTFVSLGTDFKLSDTVTLRGGVALDQTPTTDAHRDVRVPDTSRKWLSLGVGWTPSANTEYNFGYTHLFTSDPNVNVPATTNNQGNSLSGKYKVRGDVLAASFQYKF; via the coding sequence ATGCAAACTGCTTCCACCATTGCCCGACTGACCCTGCTGGCCGTCGGCGTTGCCGGTGCGCTGGCCGCCGCTGATGCCAACGCCGCTGCCTTTCAGCTGAAGGAAAACAGCGCCAAGGGCCTGGGCCGTGCGTTCGCCGGCTCCGGCAGCGCCGAGGGCGACGCGTCCATCATCGCCGTCAACCCGGCCGGCATGCGCCAGCTGGACGGCACCATGGTCCAGGGCGACCTCAGCGCCATCAGTTTCAAGGCCGAGTTCAAGGGCCAGGGCCGTAAGCCGACGGGCGCCGCGCAGACCGGCAGTGACGGTGGCGACGCCGGCATGATTGCGCCGGTCCCGGCCGCTTACTTCCACATGCCTCTGGGCGAGAAGGCCCATTTTGGTGTCTCGCTGACCGCACCGTTCGGCTTCAAGACTGAGTACGACAACGGCTGGGTGGGCCGCTACAGCGGCCTGAAGACCGACCTGAAGGCCATCGATCTGGGCTTCGCCGCGTCCTATGACGTGAACCCGTACGTGTCGTTCGGTGCATCGGTGTTCGTCGAGCACCTGACCATCGAACTGAGCAACAACATTGACTTCGGCACCGCGCTGGCTCAGTCGCGTGTGCCGGGCTTCGCCCCGGGCAGCGCCGATGGCAAGCTGACCGTGGAAGGCGACAACAACGCCGTGGGCTGGACCGTCGGCGGCCTGTTCAGCCCGGACGAGAACACCCACATCGGCATCAGCTACCGCTCCAAGGTCGAGCACAAGATCACCGGTGGCGACGCCACCTTCGATGTGCCAGCCAATGCGGCAGCGGTGCTGGCTGCGGCTCAGCCGGGCCGCTTTGTCACCACCAGCGGCAAGGCTACGGTGACCCTGCCGGCGTCGGCCACCCTGAGCGTGACCCACAAGGTCAACGACCGCTGGACGGTGATGGGTGACGTCACCCGTACCGCCTGGTCGACCGCCTTTGACCAGGTCACCATCGACTACGCCTCGGCGCAGCCGGACTCGGTGCTGGAATTTGGCTACCGCGATACCACCTTCGTCTCGCTGGGTACCGACTTCAAGCTGAGCGACACCGTCACCCTGCGTGGCGGCGTTGCGCTGGACCAGACCCCGACCACCGATGCCCACCGCGACGTGCGCGTGCCGGATACCAGCCGCAAGTGGCTGTCGCTGGGCGTGGGCTGGACGCCGTCGGCCAACACCGAATACAACTTCGGTTACACCCACCTGTTCACCAGCGACCCGAACGTGAACGTGCCGGCGACCACCAACAACCAGGGCAACTCGCTGTCGGGCAAGTACAAGGTCCGTGGCGACGTGCTGGCTGCGTCGTTCCAGTACAAGTTCTGA
- a CDS encoding peptidoglycan DD-metalloendopeptidase family protein: protein MQNSEQGRARKQRFQERLHVLHDNALHRKLRQHLPAAFNERWTRRHWVHASLFATIGALVATIVPGFSHTIDSPYAESHTSLALPLPPLSLARQQQTPGDSWQVLRVQRGQTLSDLFDQAGIPATTLHRVLDHPGARESLTKLRPGAEIAFDMPLSGDLRSIRFDRDGDNRVELSLAGDDIKEKVTKRETSTRTVVTSGEITSSLYAAARRAGLSPSAIATMTDDIFKYDIDFSKDLQPGDRFSVVMDETWREGEKVDTSKILAATFTTGGKTYSGFRFERGGKSEYYDLNGRSLKKSFIRMPIPFARLSSTFGARKHPVLGKMRMHKGVDYAARTGTPIMAAGDARVQFAGVQRGYGNVVILDHGRGHTTLYGHMSRFANIKTGQRVAQGTVIGYVGSTGLATGPHLHYEFRVNGEHRNPLTVTMPPPEPLKGAELVAFRAQTAPAMARIQGMEKMIYAKASPAPSSREDAAPTEVASAKAKPANGHKRG from the coding sequence ATGCAAAATTCCGAACAAGGGCGCGCACGCAAGCAGCGCTTCCAGGAACGTCTCCACGTCCTGCACGACAACGCCCTGCACCGGAAGCTCAGGCAGCATCTCCCCGCCGCTTTCAATGAACGCTGGACGCGCCGCCATTGGGTGCACGCCAGCCTGTTCGCGACCATCGGCGCCCTGGTGGCGACGATCGTGCCGGGCTTCTCGCACACCATCGATTCGCCCTACGCCGAAAGCCACACCAGCCTGGCCCTGCCCTTGCCGCCGCTGTCGCTGGCCCGCCAGCAGCAGACCCCGGGCGACAGCTGGCAGGTGCTGCGGGTGCAGCGCGGGCAGACCCTGAGCGACCTGTTCGACCAGGCCGGCATCCCCGCCACCACCCTGCACCGCGTGCTGGACCATCCGGGCGCGCGCGAGTCGCTGACCAAGCTGCGCCCCGGCGCCGAGATCGCCTTCGACATGCCGCTCTCGGGCGACCTGCGCAGCATCCGCTTCGACCGCGATGGCGACAACCGGGTGGAACTGAGCCTGGCCGGCGATGACATCAAGGAAAAGGTGACCAAGCGCGAGACCTCCACGCGCACGGTGGTCACCAGCGGCGAGATCACCAGTTCGCTGTATGCCGCGGCCCGCCGGGCCGGGCTGTCGCCGTCGGCGATCGCGACGATGACCGACGACATCTTCAAGTACGACATCGACTTCTCCAAGGACCTGCAGCCAGGCGACCGCTTCAGCGTGGTGATGGACGAGACCTGGCGCGAAGGCGAGAAGGTCGATACCAGCAAGATCCTGGCGGCGACCTTCACCACCGGTGGCAAGACCTATTCGGGCTTCCGCTTCGAGCGCGGCGGCAAATCCGAGTACTACGACCTCAACGGCCGTTCGCTGAAGAAAAGCTTCATCCGCATGCCGATCCCGTTCGCGCGCCTGAGCTCGACCTTCGGCGCGCGCAAGCACCCGGTGCTGGGCAAGATGCGAATGCACAAGGGCGTGGACTACGCCGCGCGTACCGGTACGCCGATCATGGCCGCCGGCGATGCGCGCGTGCAGTTCGCCGGCGTGCAGCGCGGCTACGGCAACGTGGTCATCCTCGACCACGGCCGCGGCCACACCACCCTGTACGGGCACATGTCGCGCTTTGCGAACATCAAGACCGGCCAGCGCGTGGCGCAGGGCACGGTGATCGGCTACGTCGGTTCGACCGGCCTGGCCACCGGCCCGCACCTGCACTACGAATTCCGCGTGAACGGCGAGCACCGCAATCCGCTGACGGTGACCATGCCGCCGCCGGAACCGCTGAAGGGCGCCGAGCTGGTGGCCTTCCGTGCGCAGACCGCACCGGCCATGGCCCGCATCCAGGGCATGGAGAAGATGATCTACGCCAAGGCCAGCCCGGCCCCGAGCAGCCGCGAAGACGCCGCCCCGACCGAGGTGGCCAGCGCCAAGGCCAAGCCGGCCAACGGCCACAAGCGCGGCTGA
- the tyrS gene encoding tyrosine--tRNA ligase — MSSIEEALALIGRGADEILKIEDLRARLQEGRPLRIKAGFDPTAPDLHLGHTVLLNKLRQFQDLGHQVIFLIGDFTGMIGDPSGKSLTRKPLSREDVLANARTYEEQVFKVLDRDKTQVRFNSEWFSKMGAADMIRLASQHTVARMLERDDFAKRYAAQQSIAIHEFLYPLVQGYDSVALEADVELGGTDQKFNLLMGRGLQEHHGQKPQVVLTMPLLEGLDGVNKMSKSLGNYIGISEPAIEIVTKTMKVDDTLMWRWIELLSFDIGQAEAVSLREEVAAGTLNPRVVKLRLARELATRFHDAAAADQAIAGWEAAVTGQGDITQLPLQDVAIPAEGLRIAALLTAAGLTPSNSEANRKLKERAVKVDGEVVEDGQQVLQPGFEGLLQVGKRTFARVRLVAA, encoded by the coding sequence GTGTCCTCGATTGAAGAAGCCCTTGCCCTGATCGGCCGTGGTGCCGACGAGATCCTCAAGATCGAGGATCTGCGTGCGCGCCTGCAGGAAGGCCGTCCGCTGCGGATCAAGGCTGGCTTCGACCCCACCGCGCCCGACCTGCACCTGGGCCATACGGTGCTGCTGAACAAGCTGCGCCAGTTCCAGGACCTTGGCCACCAGGTCATTTTCCTGATCGGTGACTTCACCGGCATGATCGGCGACCCGTCCGGCAAGAGCCTGACCCGCAAGCCGCTCAGCCGCGAGGACGTGCTGGCCAACGCCCGTACCTATGAAGAGCAGGTCTTCAAGGTGCTGGACCGCGACAAGACCCAGGTCCGCTTCAACTCGGAGTGGTTCAGCAAGATGGGTGCGGCCGACATGATCCGCCTGGCCAGCCAGCACACCGTGGCGCGCATGCTCGAGCGCGATGATTTCGCCAAGCGCTACGCCGCCCAGCAGTCCATCGCCATCCACGAGTTCCTGTACCCGCTGGTGCAGGGCTACGACTCGGTGGCCCTGGAAGCGGACGTCGAGCTCGGCGGTACCGACCAGAAGTTCAACCTGCTGATGGGCCGCGGCCTGCAGGAACACCACGGCCAGAAGCCGCAGGTGGTGCTGACCATGCCGCTGCTGGAAGGCCTGGACGGCGTCAACAAGATGTCCAAGTCGCTGGGCAACTACATTGGTATCAGTGAACCGGCCATCGAGATCGTCACCAAGACCATGAAGGTCGACGACACCTTGATGTGGCGCTGGATCGAGCTGCTGTCCTTCGATATCGGCCAGGCCGAAGCGGTGTCGCTGCGTGAAGAGGTCGCCGCTGGCACTCTCAACCCGCGCGTGGTCAAGTTGCGCCTGGCACGTGAGCTGGCAACCCGCTTCCACGACGCCGCGGCGGCCGATCAGGCCATTGCCGGCTGGGAAGCGGCGGTGACCGGGCAGGGCGACATCACCCAGCTGCCGCTGCAGGACGTGGCCATCCCGGCCGAAGGCCTGCGTATTGCCGCACTGCTGACTGCTGCCGGGCTGACCCCGAGCAACTCCGAAGCCAACCGCAAGCTCAAGGAGCGCGCGGTCAAGGTGGACGGTGAAGTGGTCGAGGACGGACAGCAGGTGCTGCAGCCGGGCTTCGAAGGCCTGCTGCAGGTCGGCAAGCGCACCTTCGCCCGCGTGCGCCTGGTCGCTGCCTGA
- a CDS encoding anhydro-N-acetylmuramic acid kinase yields the protein MNTTADADAPLYLGLMSGTSADGIDAALVQFPASGGCRFVRGLTARWEPVLRARLVALGEGGPLESLEELGELDARIAINFAAAANQLLDEAGVDRRQVRAIGSHGQTVRHRPLADPAFTVQLGDGNRIAELTGITTVADFRRRDVAAGGHGAPLMPAFHLAMLGTAGEDRAVLNLGGIGNLTLIPRDGMPRGFDTGPANALMDAWCQRHTGRTFDADGAYAASGAVDTALLAGWRADPWFDLPPPKSTGREQFHLAWAEARMGEGEYAAADVQATLLELTAVTVADALRAQQPETRRVLVCGGGVHNRQLMRRLAGLLPGVAVESSAVHGLDPEYMEAMGFAWLAQRTMDGLAGNLPSVTGASGPRILGAIHLA from the coding sequence ATGAACACGACTGCCGACGCCGATGCCCCGCTCTACCTTGGCCTGATGTCCGGCACCAGCGCCGACGGCATCGATGCCGCGCTGGTGCAGTTCCCCGCCAGCGGCGGCTGCCGCTTCGTGCGCGGCCTGACCGCCCGCTGGGAGCCGGTGCTGCGCGCGCGGTTGGTGGCGCTGGGCGAAGGCGGGCCGCTGGAGTCGCTGGAGGAGCTGGGCGAGCTGGATGCACGCATCGCGATCAACTTCGCGGCGGCTGCCAACCAGCTGCTGGACGAGGCCGGCGTGGACCGCCGCCAGGTGCGGGCGATCGGCTCGCACGGGCAGACCGTGCGCCACCGGCCGCTGGCCGACCCGGCCTTCACCGTGCAGCTGGGCGATGGCAACCGCATCGCCGAGCTGACCGGGATCACCACCGTGGCGGACTTCCGCCGCCGCGACGTGGCAGCGGGCGGCCATGGCGCGCCGCTGATGCCGGCCTTCCACCTGGCGATGCTGGGCACGGCCGGCGAAGACCGCGCGGTGCTCAACCTGGGCGGCATCGGCAACCTGACCCTGATCCCGCGCGACGGCATGCCGCGCGGCTTCGACACCGGCCCGGCCAACGCGCTGATGGACGCCTGGTGCCAGCGCCATACCGGCCGCACCTTCGACGCCGATGGCGCCTATGCGGCCAGTGGTGCGGTGGACACGGCGCTGCTGGCCGGCTGGCGCGCGGACCCGTGGTTCGACCTGCCGCCACCCAAGAGCACCGGCCGCGAGCAGTTCCACCTGGCCTGGGCGGAGGCGCGCATGGGCGAAGGCGAGTACGCGGCCGCCGATGTGCAGGCCACCCTGCTGGAGCTGACCGCGGTGACCGTGGCCGATGCGCTGCGGGCCCAGCAACCGGAGACCCGCCGGGTGCTGGTCTGCGGCGGCGGCGTGCACAACCGGCAGCTGATGCGCCGGCTGGCCGGGCTGCTGCCGGGCGTGGCGGTGGAATCCAGCGCCGTGCATGGGCTGGACCCGGAGTACATGGAGGCGATGGGTTTTGCCTGGCTGGCCCAGCGGACGATGGACGGGCTGGCCGGCAACCTGCCGAGCGTGACCGGGGCATCGGGGCCGCGGATTCTCGGGGCGATCCATCTGGCGTGA
- a CDS encoding M28 family metallopeptidase codes for MPRKLLLCLAAAAALSACKGEDTSTPAPAASPDAAATPAAHTFSPGINAADFSEMVKTLASDEFEGRAPGSKGEELTVNYIRDQMQRIGLQPGNGDSWFQDVPMTETTADESTVLKITQGGKTTELKFGTDMVVGTRTGEAEVKVDASDLVFVGYGVDAPEQKWNDYAGQDWKGKTVVMFVNDPGFHVGDETLFDGKRMTYYGRWTYKFEEAARKGAAAALIVHDTAGASYGWDVVKNSWAGPQYDLPAKDDPEARIPVQGWLSANAAKALFAGAGLDLAQAYKDASKRGFKPVPLKATAAVDLKSQIAQKQSRNVVGVLPGSKRADEAVLYMAHWDHLGKHEGEEGDNIYNGAVDNATGVAGILEVAEAMAHQDPKPERSVVFLAVTLEESGLLGSKYYVAHPTFPLDKIAGVINIDAMSVAGRAKDVTVTGFGSSELEDILKPLAAAQDRTLHGETSVQSGFYFRSDHFNFAKAGVPALYADGGEDLRDGGVDAGRKAATDYGNNRYHGPKDEFDASTWKLDGTVEDLELMYGVGKELAGGDRWPNWYEGNPFKAARDEMMKNKAAAP; via the coding sequence ATGCCCCGCAAACTCCTCCTGTGCCTGGCCGCCGCGGCCGCGCTCAGTGCCTGCAAAGGCGAAGACACTTCCACGCCGGCGCCTGCCGCCAGCCCCGATGCTGCCGCCACGCCGGCAGCCCACACCTTCTCGCCCGGCATCAACGCCGCCGACTTCAGCGAGATGGTCAAGACGCTGGCTTCGGACGAATTCGAAGGCCGCGCCCCGGGCAGCAAGGGCGAAGAACTGACGGTCAACTACATCCGCGACCAGATGCAGCGCATCGGCCTTCAGCCGGGCAACGGTGACAGCTGGTTCCAGGACGTGCCGATGACCGAGACCACGGCCGACGAATCGACCGTCCTGAAGATCACCCAGGGTGGCAAGACCACCGAGCTGAAGTTCGGCACCGACATGGTGGTGGGCACCCGTACCGGCGAGGCCGAAGTGAAGGTCGATGCCAGTGACCTCGTGTTCGTCGGCTATGGCGTGGATGCGCCGGAGCAGAAGTGGAACGACTACGCCGGCCAGGACTGGAAGGGCAAGACGGTCGTGATGTTCGTCAACGACCCGGGCTTCCATGTCGGCGACGAGACGCTGTTCGACGGCAAGCGCATGACCTATTACGGGCGCTGGACCTACAAGTTCGAGGAAGCCGCCCGCAAGGGTGCCGCCGCCGCGCTGATCGTGCACGACACCGCCGGTGCTTCCTATGGCTGGGACGTGGTGAAGAACTCGTGGGCCGGCCCGCAGTACGACCTGCCGGCCAAGGATGATCCGGAAGCGCGCATCCCGGTGCAGGGCTGGCTGAGTGCGAACGCCGCCAAGGCGCTGTTTGCCGGGGCCGGCCTGGACCTGGCGCAGGCCTACAAGGACGCCAGCAAGCGCGGCTTCAAGCCGGTCCCGCTGAAGGCCACCGCTGCGGTCGACCTGAAGAGCCAGATCGCGCAGAAGCAGTCGCGCAACGTGGTGGGCGTGCTGCCGGGCAGCAAGCGTGCCGACGAAGCCGTGCTGTACATGGCCCACTGGGACCACCTGGGCAAGCATGAGGGCGAGGAAGGCGACAACATCTACAACGGTGCTGTCGACAACGCGACCGGCGTGGCCGGCATCCTCGAAGTGGCCGAAGCCATGGCCCACCAGGATCCGAAGCCGGAGCGTTCGGTGGTGTTCCTGGCCGTGACCCTGGAAGAGTCCGGCCTGCTGGGTTCCAAGTACTACGTGGCCCACCCGACCTTCCCGCTGGACAAGATTGCCGGCGTGATCAACATCGACGCGATGTCGGTGGCCGGCCGTGCCAAGGACGTGACGGTGACCGGTTTCGGCAGTTCCGAGCTGGAGGACATCCTCAAGCCGCTGGCTGCCGCCCAGGATCGCACCCTGCACGGCGAGACCTCGGTGCAGAGCGGCTTCTACTTCCGTTCGGACCACTTCAATTTCGCCAAGGCCGGCGTGCCGGCGCTGTATGCCGACGGTGGCGAGGACCTGCGCGACGGTGGCGTCGACGCGGGCCGCAAGGCCGCGACCGATTACGGCAACAACCGCTACCACGGGCCGAAGGATGAGTTCGATGCGTCCACCTGGAAGCTGGATGGCACCGTGGAAGACCTGGAACTGATGTACGGCGTGGGCAAGGAACTGGCAGGCGGCGATCGCTGGCCGAACTGGTACGAAGGCAATCCCTTCAAGGCCGCCCGCGACGAGATGATGAAGAACAAGGCTGCGGCCCCGTAA
- a CDS encoding peptidoglycan DD-metalloendopeptidase family protein, with amino-acid sequence MRNNVFPSRRHHTAAARAGRCLLLGLALALAAPLPGSAQTASTREAERKLQKLRTELKGVAQERRQIEGQRGQASRQLRDADEKVARSGRALAQTETALREQNQALAEAEQRRATLQANLAQQNRELAGLLRAAYQLGNHAPLKLLLSQDTVADANRALAYHRYLQRERAQRIATLTGDLKELETLQAQIAERKQTLQGAQRDQKQQAASLAADRRDRAQTVASLEERFKDRREKEQALGQDAKALETLLANLRAAAARAEAERRAAARKAAAEKAAAEKAARQAKAEGRPPPPTKVPPAVASAPAPKVGGLGWPLSGNLLARYGAKLPDGRTSSGVLIGAPAGSTVTAVADGTVVFSDWMTGYGMILIVDHGNGYMSLYAHNDTLLKDAGARVSRGDAVAKVGNSGGQGVTALYFELRRGGQPVNPDSWLQRR; translated from the coding sequence TTGCGCAACAACGTCTTCCCCTCACGCCGACATCACACCGCCGCTGCCCGCGCCGGGCGTTGCCTGTTGCTGGGGCTGGCATTGGCGCTGGCCGCTCCCCTGCCGGGCAGCGCGCAGACCGCTTCTACCCGCGAGGCCGAGCGCAAGCTGCAGAAGCTGCGTACCGAACTGAAGGGCGTGGCGCAGGAGCGCCGGCAGATCGAGGGCCAGCGCGGCCAGGCCTCACGGCAGCTGCGCGATGCCGACGAAAAGGTTGCCCGCAGCGGCCGGGCACTGGCCCAGACCGAAACCGCGCTGCGCGAGCAGAACCAGGCCCTGGCCGAAGCCGAACAGCGTCGCGCCACCCTGCAGGCCAACCTGGCCCAGCAGAACCGCGAGTTGGCCGGGCTGCTGCGCGCGGCCTACCAGCTGGGCAACCATGCCCCGCTGAAGCTGCTGCTGTCGCAGGACACGGTGGCCGATGCCAACCGTGCCCTGGCGTACCACCGCTACCTGCAGCGCGAGCGCGCGCAGCGCATCGCCACCCTCACCGGCGACCTGAAGGAACTGGAGACGCTGCAGGCGCAGATTGCCGAGCGCAAACAGACCCTGCAGGGCGCGCAGCGCGACCAGAAGCAGCAGGCGGCCTCGCTGGCGGCAGATCGCCGCGATCGCGCGCAGACCGTGGCCTCGCTGGAAGAACGCTTCAAGGACCGCCGCGAGAAGGAACAGGCACTCGGCCAGGATGCCAAGGCGCTGGAAACGCTGCTGGCCAACCTGCGTGCGGCCGCCGCCCGCGCCGAGGCCGAACGCCGTGCCGCCGCGCGCAAGGCGGCCGCCGAAAAGGCCGCTGCCGAAAAGGCCGCACGCCAGGCCAAGGCCGAGGGCCGCCCGCCGCCGCCGACCAAGGTCCCGCCGGCCGTGGCCTCCGCGCCTGCACCGAAGGTGGGCGGGCTGGGCTGGCCGCTGTCGGGCAACCTGCTGGCCCGCTATGGCGCCAAGCTGCCCGACGGGCGCACCAGCAGCGGCGTGCTGATCGGCGCGCCGGCAGGCAGCACCGTCACCGCCGTGGCCGATGGCACCGTGGTGTTCTCCGACTGGATGACCGGCTACGGGATGATCCTGATCGTCGACCATGGCAACGGCTACATGAGCCTGTACGCACACAACGACACCCTGCTGAAGGATGCCGGCGCGCGCGTGAGCCGTGGTGATGCCGTGGCCAAGGTCGGCAATTCCGGTGGCCAGGGCGTGACCGCGCTGTACTTCGAGCTGCGCCGCGGCGGACAACCGGTCAACCCGGACAGCTGGCTGCAGCGGCGCTGA
- a CDS encoding rhomboid family intramembrane serine protease codes for MFVSLPSRKKATLRWATPVLFAALWLAFLWSISRPGDARNSLWLDWGALSTGLTQPQDWWATLQDGSVLRLFTALFLHADWSHLLGNLVFLLIFGLPAERVLGPWRLMLLFLVGGAVSNLVAIYTMGSPDQIIIGASGAVSAMIGAYLALFPAARLGVVIPLGLFLEFVRAPAYLLIGVWAALQVVFAHIGPSFGMVAWWAHIGGFVFGLLYGVYVRAAIARKLRKRHGF; via the coding sequence ATGTTCGTGTCTCTCCCCTCCCGCAAGAAGGCCACGCTGCGCTGGGCTACACCCGTGCTGTTTGCGGCATTGTGGCTGGCATTCCTGTGGTCGATCTCGCGTCCGGGCGACGCCCGCAACAGCCTCTGGCTGGACTGGGGCGCGCTGTCGACCGGCCTGACCCAGCCCCAGGACTGGTGGGCGACCCTGCAGGACGGCAGCGTGCTGCGGTTGTTCACCGCCCTGTTCCTGCACGCGGACTGGTCGCACCTGCTGGGCAACCTGGTGTTCCTGCTGATCTTCGGCCTGCCCGCCGAGCGCGTGCTGGGGCCGTGGCGGCTGATGCTGCTGTTCCTGGTCGGCGGCGCGGTGTCCAACCTGGTGGCGATCTACACCATGGGCAGCCCGGACCAGATCATCATCGGCGCCAGCGGCGCGGTGTCGGCGATGATCGGCGCCTACCTGGCGCTGTTCCCGGCCGCGCGCCTGGGCGTGGTCATCCCGCTGGGCCTGTTCCTGGAATTCGTGCGTGCCCCGGCCTATCTGCTGATCGGCGTCTGGGCCGCACTGCAGGTGGTGTTCGCCCACATCGGCCCAAGCTTCGGCATGGTGGCCTGGTGGGCGCACATCGGTGGCTTCGTGTTCGGCCTGCTGTACGGCGTGTACGTGCGCGCGGCCATCGCCCGCAAGCTGCGCAAGCGCCACGGGTTCTGA